In Streptomyces sp. NBC_00704, a genomic segment contains:
- a CDS encoding YifB family Mg chelatase-like AAA ATPase has protein sequence MGFARTCSVALVGVEGVVVEVQADLEPGVAAFTLVGLPDKSLSESRDRVRAAVVNSSAEWPQKKLTVGLSPASVPKGGSGFDLAVACAVLGAAERIDPRVLADIVMIGELGLDGRVRPVRGILPAVLAAADAGYEQVVVPECAAAEASLVPGVSVLGVRSLRQLIAVLADEPVPEEEPDEAGRPDPLLAGLRMPGSGAATGMHGMGAAQQDQGHDLADVVGQRSARTAVAVAAAGGHHLFLEGPPGAGKTMLAERLPAVLPRLGRQESLEVTAVHSVAGLLPPGKPLIDVPPYCAPHHSATMQSLVGGGPGVARPGAVSLAHRGVLFLDETPEFGSHALDALRQPLEAGHVVIARSAGVVRFPARFLMVLAANPCPCGRFSQRDTLCECSPSAIRRYQARLSGPLLDRVDLRVEVDPVGRAELAHRGPGGESTRTVADRVRAARERASARLAGTPWRTNSEVPGRELRNRWHAATGAMDEAERNLERGVLTARGLDRVLRVAWTVADLVGHDRPDAMDVALALQLRTGVPRGVPMALGALT, from the coding sequence ATGGGGTTCGCGCGTACGTGCTCGGTGGCGCTGGTCGGCGTCGAGGGAGTCGTCGTCGAGGTCCAGGCCGACCTGGAGCCCGGAGTGGCGGCGTTCACCCTGGTGGGGCTGCCGGACAAGAGCCTGAGCGAGAGCCGGGACCGGGTACGGGCGGCGGTCGTGAACTCCAGCGCCGAGTGGCCGCAGAAGAAGCTCACGGTCGGCCTCAGCCCGGCCTCCGTCCCCAAAGGAGGGTCGGGCTTCGATCTCGCAGTCGCTTGTGCCGTGCTCGGCGCGGCCGAACGCATCGACCCCAGGGTGCTCGCCGACATCGTGATGATCGGGGAACTGGGTCTGGACGGCCGGGTGCGCCCGGTCCGCGGCATCCTGCCCGCGGTGCTCGCCGCGGCCGACGCCGGATACGAACAGGTGGTCGTGCCCGAATGCGCCGCCGCCGAGGCCTCGCTGGTGCCGGGCGTCTCCGTGCTCGGCGTGCGCAGCCTGCGCCAGCTGATCGCCGTCCTCGCCGACGAGCCGGTGCCCGAGGAGGAGCCGGACGAGGCGGGCCGCCCCGATCCGCTCCTGGCCGGGCTGCGGATGCCCGGCTCCGGCGCGGCCACCGGAATGCACGGCATGGGCGCCGCCCAGCAGGACCAGGGGCACGACCTCGCGGACGTGGTCGGACAGCGCTCGGCGCGCACCGCCGTCGCGGTCGCCGCGGCCGGCGGCCACCACCTCTTCCTGGAAGGCCCCCCGGGAGCGGGCAAGACCATGCTCGCGGAACGCCTGCCGGCGGTGCTGCCCCGGCTCGGCAGGCAGGAGTCGCTGGAGGTCACGGCCGTGCACTCGGTGGCCGGGCTGCTGCCACCGGGCAAGCCCCTCATCGACGTGCCCCCCTACTGCGCGCCGCACCACTCGGCCACGATGCAGTCGCTGGTCGGAGGCGGCCCCGGTGTCGCCCGGCCCGGCGCCGTCTCACTGGCCCACCGAGGGGTGCTCTTCCTCGACGAGACACCGGAATTCGGCAGTCACGCCCTCGACGCCCTGCGCCAGCCGCTGGAGGCGGGCCACGTGGTGATCGCGCGCAGCGCGGGCGTGGTGCGCTTCCCGGCACGGTTCCTGATGGTGCTCGCCGCCAACCCGTGCCCGTGCGGCCGCTTCTCGCAGCGCGACACCCTGTGCGAGTGCTCGCCCTCCGCGATCCGCCGCTACCAGGCCCGCCTGTCCGGCCCGCTGCTCGACCGGGTCGACCTGCGCGTCGAGGTCGACCCGGTCGGCCGCGCCGAGCTGGCCCACCGGGGCCCGGGCGGCGAGTCCACCCGGACCGTCGCCGACCGGGTCCGGGCCGCCCGCGAGCGGGCGTCGGCCCGGCTGGCGGGGACGCCGTGGCGGACCAACAGCGAAGTGCCGGGCCGTGAACTGCGCAACCGCTGGCACGCCGCGACGGGAGCCATGGACGAGGCCGAACGCAACCTGGAGCGCGGGGTGCTGACGGCGCGGGGCCTCGACCGGGTGTTGCGCGTCGCCTGGACCGTCGCCGACCTCGTCGGCCACGACCGGCCGGACGCCATGGACGTCGCCCTCGCCCTGCAACTGCGCACAGGGGTGCCACGCGGTGTCCCCATGGCCCTGGGAGCGCTGACATGA
- the lepB gene encoding signal peptidase I: MGNRGRPRGVSASPADNLLPTGSRRAASPGGGRSRAERRKLQRKVKRKRRRSAVREIPLLVGVAVLIALVLKTFLVQAFVIPSGSMEQTIQIGDRVLVDKFTPWFGSKPERGDVVVFKDPGGWLNDEQTTVKKKDPVVVKQIKEGLTFIGLLPSDNEKDLIKRVVGVGGDRVVCCDAQGRVTVNGAPLEEGSYLYPGNAPSSTPFDITVPPGRLWVMGDHRANSADSRFHQNTDYGGTVSEDEVVGRAMVIAWPLGHWVRLKEPQTFSSVTASAAGATASPRLSHSVATGDPNGSVRQLPSPAELPLVMGVVGLRRTWRRQRHRVRSWRGGCGGWRTVRARRRGTPRTPRGSRRSGAGRRRDLRE, translated from the coding sequence ATGGGTAACCGCGGCAGACCGCGCGGCGTGTCCGCGTCCCCGGCGGACAACCTGCTGCCCACCGGCTCACGGCGCGCCGCGAGCCCCGGCGGCGGACGCTCGCGCGCGGAGCGGCGCAAGCTTCAGCGCAAGGTCAAGCGCAAGCGCAGGCGGTCGGCCGTCCGGGAGATCCCGCTGCTGGTCGGCGTCGCCGTGCTGATCGCCCTCGTCCTGAAGACGTTCCTCGTCCAGGCCTTCGTGATCCCCTCGGGTTCCATGGAGCAGACGATCCAGATCGGCGACCGCGTCCTGGTCGACAAGTTCACCCCGTGGTTCGGCTCGAAGCCCGAGCGCGGGGACGTCGTCGTGTTCAAGGACCCGGGCGGCTGGCTGAACGACGAGCAGACCACCGTCAAGAAGAAGGACCCGGTCGTCGTCAAGCAGATCAAGGAAGGACTCACCTTCATCGGTCTGCTGCCCTCCGACAACGAGAAGGACCTCATCAAGCGGGTCGTCGGAGTGGGCGGCGACCGCGTCGTGTGCTGCGACGCCCAGGGCCGGGTGACCGTCAACGGCGCTCCCCTGGAGGAGGGGTCGTATCTGTACCCCGGCAACGCGCCCTCCAGCACCCCGTTCGACATCACCGTCCCGCCCGGCCGGCTGTGGGTGATGGGCGACCACCGGGCCAACTCGGCCGACTCCCGGTTCCACCAGAACACCGACTACGGCGGCACCGTCTCGGAGGACGAGGTGGTGGGCCGGGCCATGGTCATCGCCTGGCCGCTGGGGCACTGGGTGCGCCTCAAGGAACCGCAAACTTTCTCGTCCGTGACCGCCTCGGCCGCCGGGGCGACCGCGTCGCCCCGGCTGTCGCATAGTGTTGCTACCGGCGATCCGAACGGATCGGTCCGGCAACTCCCGAGCCCTGCGGAACTCCCGCTCGTTATGGGAGTGGTGGGTCTGCGTCGTACGTGGCGCAGGCAGCGGCACAGAGTGAGGAGTTGGCGTGGGGGATGTGGCGGTTGGCGCACGGTCCGGGCACGACGGCGAGGAACACCGCGGACACCCCGTGGAAGCCGCCGATCCGGCGCCGGACGACGGCGTGACCTCCGGGAGTGA
- a CDS encoding YraN family protein translates to MSTNTDLARGALGRYGEDLAARRLAAAGMTVLERNWRCGRTGEIDIVARDGDVLVVCEVKTRRGGAFQHPMAAVTPQKARRLLALAARWIQAHGGAPPGGVRIDLVGVVLPRRGAPVVEHARGVA, encoded by the coding sequence ATGAGCACGAACACGGATCTGGCCCGAGGAGCACTCGGCAGGTACGGCGAGGACCTGGCCGCACGACGGCTCGCCGCGGCCGGCATGACCGTCCTGGAGCGCAACTGGCGCTGCGGCAGGACCGGCGAGATCGACATCGTCGCCCGGGACGGCGACGTCCTGGTCGTCTGCGAGGTGAAGACCCGCAGGGGCGGCGCGTTCCAGCACCCGATGGCCGCGGTGACGCCGCAGAAGGCGCGACGACTCCTCGCGCTCGCCGCGCGATGGATCCAGGCGCACGGGGGAGCCCCGCCGGGCGGCGTCCGCATCGACCTCGTCGGCGTGGTCCTGCCCCGCCGCGGAGCGCCCGTCGTCGAGCACGCGCGGGGGGTGGCCTGA
- the dprA gene encoding DNA-processing protein DprA yields the protein MSGQWVRERGVREVVRRLRGDGEPLPGVTARRWAGLLARAEQADPRRDLAVAREAGVRYVCPGDAEWPGTLDELGDARPLGLWVRGRPSLRMWALRSVAVVGARACTEYGAHMAATLACGLAERGWVVVSGGAYGVDGAAHRGALGAGGATVAVLACGVDRPYPSGHTELIGRIAQQGLVVGELPPGDHPTPARFIQRNRVIAALTRGTVVVEAAYRSGSLVTARAAQRLGRHTMGVPGPATSGLSAGVHELLRGEAVLVTDAAEVVELVGNMGELAPDRRGPQLPRDLLEPGARRVLAALPARRPASPHEIAREAGTTPDDAIARLYELRALGYVERHGDCWKLTRQAMVSVRGGRPRC from the coding sequence GTGAGCGGTCAGTGGGTGCGGGAACGGGGCGTGCGGGAGGTGGTGCGCCGGCTGCGCGGTGACGGGGAGCCGCTGCCCGGGGTGACCGCCCGACGCTGGGCCGGGCTGCTCGCGCGGGCCGAGCAGGCCGACCCCCGGCGCGATCTCGCCGTCGCCCGGGAAGCAGGGGTCCGCTACGTCTGTCCCGGCGACGCCGAGTGGCCGGGCACGCTGGACGAACTCGGGGACGCCCGGCCGCTCGGGCTGTGGGTGCGCGGGCGGCCCAGCCTGCGCATGTGGGCGCTGCGGTCGGTCGCCGTGGTCGGGGCCCGTGCCTGCACCGAGTACGGCGCCCACATGGCCGCCACCCTGGCCTGCGGCCTCGCCGAACGAGGGTGGGTGGTCGTGTCCGGCGGGGCCTACGGGGTCGACGGCGCGGCCCACCGGGGCGCCCTCGGCGCGGGTGGCGCGACCGTCGCCGTTCTGGCCTGCGGGGTCGACCGGCCCTACCCGAGCGGCCACACGGAGTTGATCGGCCGGATCGCGCAACAGGGTCTGGTGGTGGGGGAGTTGCCGCCGGGCGACCATCCCACGCCCGCCAGGTTCATCCAGCGCAACCGGGTGATCGCCGCCCTCACCAGGGGCACGGTCGTCGTCGAGGCCGCCTACCGCAGCGGCTCACTGGTCACCGCGAGGGCGGCGCAACGGCTGGGCCGGCACACCATGGGCGTGCCCGGGCCCGCCACCAGCGGGCTGTCCGCCGGGGTGCACGAACTGCTGCGGGGCGAGGCGGTGCTGGTCACCGACGCGGCGGAGGTCGTCGAACTCGTCGGGAACATGGGGGAGCTGGCCCCGGACCGGCGCGGGCCGCAGCTGCCGCGCGACCTGCTGGAGCCGGGCGCCCGCCGGGTCCTGGCCGCCCTCCCCGCCCGGCGGCCCGCCTCCCCGCACGAGATCGCCCGGGAGGCGGGCACCACACCGGACGACGCGATCGCCCGGCTGTACGAGCTCCGGGCGCTCGGCTACGTCGAACGACACGGCGACTGCTGGAAGTTGACACGCCAGGCGATGGTCTCCGTTCGAGGAGGCCGGCCACGATGTTGA
- a CDS encoding NUDIX hydrolase produces MPAETADGPAGAASAGDGLRKVARVVLLDPQDRILLLHGHEPDDPSDDWWFTPGGGVEGDETRAEAALRELAEETGITEVELGPVLWRRVCSFPFAGRRWDQDEWYFLARTTGTATGATALTELERRSVAGSRWWTCRELARAHETVYPTRLAELLRTLLDDGLPAGPVTLDTEIV; encoded by the coding sequence GTGCCCGCTGAGACGGCGGACGGGCCGGCCGGCGCCGCCTCCGCCGGGGACGGGCTGCGCAAGGTCGCCCGGGTCGTGCTCCTCGACCCGCAGGACCGCATCCTGCTGCTGCACGGCCATGAGCCGGACGACCCCTCCGACGACTGGTGGTTCACGCCCGGCGGCGGTGTCGAGGGCGACGAGACCCGTGCGGAGGCCGCCCTGCGCGAACTCGCCGAGGAGACCGGCATCACCGAGGTCGAGCTGGGCCCGGTGCTGTGGCGGCGCGTGTGCTCGTTCCCCTTCGCCGGCCGTCGCTGGGACCAGGACGAGTGGTACTTCCTGGCCCGTACGACGGGCACGGCGACCGGGGCGACGGCCCTGACCGAGCTGGAGCGCCGCAGCGTCGCCGGATCGCGTTGGTGGACGTGTCGGGAACTGGCCCGGGCACATGAGACGGTGTATCCGACCAGACTCGCCGAGCTGCTGCGCACGCTGCTCGACGACGGTCTCCCCGCCGGGCCGGTGACCCTGGACACGGAAATCGTCTAG
- a CDS encoding murein hydrolase activator EnvC family protein translates to MAVPAVARVWPVGSRPRVVRGWEPPTTPYARGHRGVDLAAAPGTPVRAVAAGRVSFAGRVAGRGVVAVELADTGEPPLRTTYEPVAASVHAGDRVVAGQVVGTVEPAGSHCAGGCLHWGLLRGETYLDPLSLLPPWLRRSLPARLLPVLGVPLP, encoded by the coding sequence GTGGCCGTCCCCGCGGTGGCCCGGGTCTGGCCGGTGGGCTCGCGCCCGCGGGTGGTGCGCGGCTGGGAGCCGCCGACGACGCCGTACGCCCGCGGTCACCGCGGGGTGGACCTGGCGGCGGCGCCGGGGACCCCTGTGCGGGCGGTGGCCGCCGGCCGGGTGTCCTTCGCCGGGCGGGTGGCGGGCAGGGGCGTCGTGGCGGTGGAACTCGCGGACACGGGCGAGCCGCCGCTGCGCACCACGTACGAGCCGGTGGCCGCGTCGGTGCACGCGGGCGACCGGGTGGTCGCGGGCCAGGTCGTCGGCACGGTCGAACCGGCGGGCTCGCACTGCGCCGGCGGCTGCCTGCACTGGGGTCTGCTGAGAGGCGAGACCTACCTGGACCCGCTCTCCCTGCTGCCACCCTGGCTGAGGCGCAGCCTCCCGGCCCGTCTCCTCCCGGTCCTCGGCGTCCCCCTGCCCTGA
- the lepB gene encoding signal peptidase I, with translation MGDVAVGARSGHDGEEHRGHPVEAADPAPDDGVTSGSDPATGGDGPPSSEPPRTGGEGSGGTAPKAKKPRSFWKELPILIGIALVLALLIKTFLVQAFSIPSASMENTLKIGDRVLVDKLTPWFGSEPERGEVVVFHDPDDWLAGENPAEPNAFQTVLSWIGLMPSAEEKDLIKRVIGVGGDTVSCKGTGPLTVNGKALNEPYVYPGNTPCSQDDQGGQFSVKVPKGYVWVMGDHRQNSRDSRYNQSDKNHGMVPVDQVVGRAIVKAWPISHWGTLPVPDTFDQTGLNDQSAASAALTAAPGGLALAGAVPVVLWRRRRERTAGTR, from the coding sequence GTGGGGGATGTGGCGGTTGGCGCACGGTCCGGGCACGACGGCGAGGAACACCGCGGACACCCCGTGGAAGCCGCCGATCCGGCGCCGGACGACGGCGTGACCTCCGGGAGTGACCCTGCGACCGGAGGTGACGGCCCGCCGTCGAGCGAGCCGCCGCGGACCGGCGGCGAGGGATCGGGCGGCACGGCGCCGAAGGCGAAGAAGCCCCGCTCCTTCTGGAAGGAGCTGCCGATCCTGATCGGCATCGCGCTCGTCCTGGCGCTGCTGATCAAGACGTTCCTGGTGCAGGCGTTCTCCATCCCGTCGGCGTCGATGGAGAACACGCTGAAGATCGGCGACCGGGTCCTCGTGGACAAACTGACCCCGTGGTTCGGCTCCGAGCCGGAGCGCGGCGAGGTCGTCGTCTTCCACGACCCCGACGACTGGCTGGCGGGCGAGAACCCGGCCGAGCCGAACGCCTTCCAGACCGTCCTCAGCTGGATCGGCCTGATGCCGTCCGCGGAGGAGAAGGACCTGATCAAGCGGGTCATCGGCGTCGGCGGCGACACGGTCTCCTGCAAGGGCACGGGCCCGCTCACGGTCAACGGCAAGGCGCTGAACGAGCCGTACGTCTACCCCGGCAACACCCCGTGCAGCCAGGACGACCAGGGCGGCCAGTTCTCGGTGAAGGTCCCCAAGGGCTACGTCTGGGTGATGGGCGACCACCGGCAGAACTCGCGCGACTCGCGCTACAACCAGTCCGACAAGAACCACGGCATGGTCCCCGTCGACCAGGTCGTCGGACGCGCCATCGTCAAGGCCTGGCCGATCAGCCACTGGGGCACGCTGCCGGTGCCGGACACCTTCGACCAGACCGGCCTGAACGACCAGTCCGCGGCCTCCGCGGCGCTGACGGCCGCCCCCGGCGGTCTCGCCCTGGCCGGCGCCGTACCGGTCGTCCTGTGGCGTCGTCGGCGCGAGCGGACCGCCGGGACCCGCTGA
- the lepB gene encoding signal peptidase I, producing the protein MDTEAQPTERDRSSRPSAPGVSQETPGPEGPEGRSRFAFAARLARWLPGGRVSLTLLVCLVFLLAVNAFVAQPFQIPSGSMENGLRIGDRVLVNKLAYRFGAAPRRGDVVVFDGTGYFGNSDYVKRVVGVGGDHVVCCDKEGRIQVNGRSVDESTFLYPGDSPSTVGFDVVVPDGRLFVLGDHRARSSDSRNHLGSPGGGMIPVGDVVGRADWIVWPYAHLTRLSRPGAYARVPGPEGAHG; encoded by the coding sequence ATGGACACCGAAGCTCAGCCGACGGAGCGCGACCGCTCCTCCCGCCCTTCCGCACCCGGCGTCTCCCAGGAGACCCCGGGCCCGGAGGGACCGGAGGGCCGGTCGCGTTTCGCGTTCGCGGCGCGTCTCGCCCGGTGGCTCCCCGGCGGCCGGGTCAGCCTGACGCTGCTGGTCTGCCTGGTGTTCCTGCTCGCCGTCAACGCTTTCGTGGCACAGCCGTTCCAGATTCCCAGCGGATCCATGGAGAACGGATTGAGGATCGGGGACCGGGTTCTCGTAAATAAGTTGGCGTACCGTTTCGGTGCCGCCCCCCGGCGCGGCGACGTCGTCGTGTTCGACGGCACCGGCTACTTCGGGAACTCCGACTACGTCAAGCGCGTCGTGGGGGTAGGGGGAGACCACGTGGTCTGCTGCGACAAGGAGGGGAGGATCCAGGTGAACGGCCGGTCGGTCGACGAGTCGACGTTCCTGTATCCCGGTGACAGCCCGTCCACGGTCGGCTTCGACGTCGTCGTCCCCGACGGCAGGCTCTTCGTCCTCGGCGACCACCGCGCCCGCTCCAGCGACTCGCGGAACCACCTCGGCTCACCGGGCGGCGGCATGATCCCCGTCGGTGACGTGGTCGGCCGCGCCGACTGGATCGTCTGGCCCTACGCACACCTGACCCGGCTGTCCCGTCCGGGTGCCTACGCGCGCGTGCCCGGCCCGGAGGGCGCCCATGGGTAA
- the lepB gene encoding signal peptidase I: MGGESTTRTAPRSGGTSSGPVGSRTGQRLSGLAVALGLVLFLGGFGWGALVYRPYTVPTSSMSPTIAAGDRVLAERVDGGEVRRGDVVVFTDKTWVSDAPVVKRVVAVGGDTVSCCTDGKLTVNGKQIEEPYLPAGSLAENKNIPTVKVPDGRLFLLGDEREGSLDSTAHLTDAAQGTVARTAVKARVDAVVWPMNGMLKRPTGFETLGALSRPGPLGTIGWLIVAGAVLVLGGGAYGPIAKRTSGRRARPEAAGAR; encoded by the coding sequence ATGGGTGGCGAGAGCACTACACGTACGGCCCCGCGCAGCGGCGGCACCAGCAGTGGCCCGGTGGGCAGCCGGACCGGACAACGTCTGTCCGGTCTGGCCGTCGCGCTGGGCCTCGTGCTGTTCCTCGGCGGATTCGGCTGGGGCGCCCTGGTCTACCGGCCGTACACCGTGCCCACCAGCTCCATGAGCCCGACGATCGCCGCCGGCGACCGGGTGCTGGCCGAGCGCGTCGACGGCGGCGAGGTGCGCCGCGGGGACGTGGTCGTCTTCACCGACAAGACCTGGGTCAGCGACGCGCCCGTGGTCAAGCGGGTGGTCGCCGTCGGCGGCGACACGGTCTCCTGCTGCACCGACGGCAAGCTGACCGTCAACGGCAAGCAGATCGAAGAACCGTATCTTCCCGCCGGCAGCCTGGCCGAGAACAAGAACATCCCGACCGTGAAGGTCCCGGACGGCCGGCTGTTCCTGCTCGGCGACGAGCGGGAGGGCTCCCTGGACTCCACCGCCCACCTCACCGACGCGGCGCAGGGAACCGTCGCGCGCACCGCCGTCAAGGCCCGCGTCGACGCCGTCGTCTGGCCGATGAACGGCATGCTGAAGCGGCCCACCGGCTTCGAGACCCTCGGCGCGCTCTCCCGGCCCGGTCCGCTGGGCACGATCGGCTGGCTGATCGTCGCCGGGGCGGTCCTGGTGCTCGGCGGCGGCGCGTACGGCCCGATCGCCAAGCGGACCTCGGGCCGCCGCGCCCGGCCGGAGGCCGCCGGTGCCCGCTGA
- the whiG gene encoding RNA polymerase sigma factor WhiG encodes MPQHTSGSDRAAIPPAARDGGSVRPPAPSTLDELWRSYKATGDERLREQLILHYSPLVKYVAGRVSVGLPPNVEQADFVSSGVFGLIDAIEKFDVDREIKFETYAITRIRGAMIDELRALDWIPRSVRQKARNVERAYATLEARLRRTPTEYEVAAELGIAVEELHAVFSQLSLANVVALEELLHVGGDDGDGLSFMDTLEDTAADNPVEVAEDRELRRFLARAINTLPDREKTVVTLYYYEGLTLAEIGNVLGVTESRVSQIHTKSVLQLRAKLASFGR; translated from the coding sequence ATGCCCCAGCACACCTCCGGGTCCGACCGGGCGGCGATCCCCCCAGCCGCCCGTGACGGTGGCAGCGTGCGGCCGCCCGCTCCCTCGACGCTCGACGAGCTGTGGCGGTCGTACAAGGCGACAGGCGACGAGCGGCTGCGCGAACAGCTGATCCTGCACTACTCGCCGCTGGTGAAGTACGTGGCGGGGAGGGTGAGCGTCGGTCTGCCGCCCAACGTGGAACAGGCCGACTTCGTCTCCTCGGGGGTCTTCGGGCTGATCGACGCGATCGAGAAGTTCGACGTCGACCGGGAGATCAAGTTCGAGACGTACGCGATCACCCGGATCCGGGGCGCGATGATCGACGAACTGCGGGCGCTGGACTGGATCCCGAGGTCGGTGCGGCAGAAGGCCCGCAACGTGGAGCGGGCCTACGCGACGCTGGAGGCCCGGCTGCGGCGGACGCCCACCGAGTACGAGGTGGCCGCCGAACTGGGCATCGCCGTCGAGGAACTGCACGCCGTCTTCAGCCAGTTGTCGCTGGCCAACGTGGTGGCGCTGGAGGAGCTGCTGCACGTCGGAGGCGACGACGGCGACGGCCTCAGCTTCATGGACACGCTGGAGGACACCGCCGCCGACAACCCGGTGGAGGTGGCCGAGGACCGCGAGCTGCGGAGGTTCCTGGCCCGGGCGATCAACACGCTGCCCGACCGGGAGAAGACGGTCGTCACGCTGTACTACTACGAGGGGCTGACGCTCGCCGAGATCGGCAACGTGCTGGGCGTGACCGAGAGCAGGGTCAGCCAGATCCACACCAAGTCCGTGCTCCAGCTGCGCGCGAAACTGGCGAGCTTCGGACGCTGA
- a CDS encoding DUF2469 domain-containing protein, translated as MSAEDLEKYETEMELKLYREYRDVVGLFKYVIETERRFYLTNDYEMQVHSVQGEVFFEVSMADAWVWDMYRPARFVKQVRVLTFKDVNIEELNKSDLELPSS; from the coding sequence ATGAGCGCCGAGGACCTCGAGAAGTACGAGACCGAGATGGAGCTGAAGCTCTACCGGGAGTACCGCGACGTCGTCGGTCTGTTCAAATACGTGATCGAGACCGAGCGGCGTTTCTACCTCACCAACGACTACGAGATGCAGGTGCACTCGGTCCAGGGCGAGGTGTTCTTCGAGGTGTCGATGGCCGACGCCTGGGTTTGGGACATGTACCGGCCGGCCCGGTTCGTGAAGCAGGTGCGGGTGCTCACGTTCAAGGACGTGAACATCGAGGAGCTAAACAAGAGCGATCTGGAGCTTCCGAGCAGCTGA
- a CDS encoding TetR/AcrR family transcriptional regulator, which produces MAEHRSMQRAALLDAARTLLSEGGTEALTFPALAERTGLARSSVYEYFRSRAAVVEELCAVDFPLWTAEVEAAMAAADGAQAKVEAYVRGQLALVGDRRHRAVVAISASELDAGAREKIRAAHGALVAMIGEALADLGHTQPRLTAMLLQGVVDAAVRRIELGAAEEPEAITDAAVAMALHGVGS; this is translated from the coding sequence GTGGCCGAGCACCGGTCGATGCAGCGTGCAGCCCTCCTGGACGCGGCGCGCACCCTGTTGTCCGAGGGCGGGACGGAAGCGCTGACCTTCCCGGCCCTCGCCGAGCGGACGGGCCTCGCGCGCTCGTCCGTGTACGAGTACTTCCGGTCGCGGGCCGCCGTGGTCGAGGAGTTGTGCGCGGTCGACTTCCCCCTGTGGACGGCGGAGGTCGAGGCGGCGATGGCCGCGGCCGACGGCGCGCAGGCCAAGGTCGAGGCCTACGTCCGCGGTCAGCTCGCGCTGGTCGGGGACCGGCGGCACCGGGCCGTCGTGGCCATCTCGGCGAGCGAACTGGACGCCGGCGCCCGGGAGAAGATCCGCGCGGCGCACGGCGCCCTGGTGGCGATGATCGGGGAGGCGCTGGCCGACCTGGGCCACACACAGCCCCGGCTGACGGCCATGCTCCTCCAGGGCGTCGTCGACGCGGCGGTGCGGCGCATCGAACTCGGGGCCGCCGAAGAACCCGAGGCGATCACCGACGCGGCGGTGGCGATGGCCCTGCACGGAGTCGGCAGCTGA
- the rpsB gene encoding 30S ribosomal protein S2, which produces MAVVTMRELLESGVHFGHQTRRWNPKMKRFIFTERNGIYIIDLLQSLSYIDRAYEFVKETVAHGGTVMFVGTKKQAQEAIAEQATRVGMPYVNQRWLGGMLTNFSTVYKRLQRLKELELIDFEDVAASGLTKKELLVLSREKAKLEKTLGGIREMSKVPSAVWIVDTKKEHIAVGEARKLNIPVVAILDTNCDPDEVDYKIPGNDDAIRSVTLLTRVIADAVAEGLISRSGVATGDKGEKAASEPLAEWERDLLEGEKKADADSADAAEKPAEAAAEAPAAEAAAEAPAAEAPAAETEAPAEAPAAEAAPAAEGEQA; this is translated from the coding sequence ATGGCCGTCGTCACGATGCGGGAGCTGCTGGAAAGCGGCGTCCACTTCGGTCACCAGACCCGTCGCTGGAACCCGAAGATGAAGCGCTTCATCTTCACCGAGCGCAACGGCATCTACATCATCGACCTGCTCCAGTCGCTGTCGTACATCGACCGCGCCTACGAGTTCGTCAAGGAGACCGTCGCCCACGGCGGCACGGTCATGTTCGTCGGCACGAAGAAGCAGGCGCAGGAGGCCATCGCCGAGCAGGCCACCCGCGTCGGCATGCCCTACGTCAACCAGCGCTGGCTGGGCGGCATGCTCACCAACTTCTCGACCGTCTACAAGCGCCTTCAGCGCCTCAAGGAGCTCGAGCTCATCGACTTCGAGGACGTCGCCGCCTCGGGTCTGACGAAGAAGGAGCTCCTGGTCCTCTCGCGTGAGAAGGCCAAGCTCGAGAAGACCCTCGGTGGTATCCGCGAGATGTCCAAGGTGCCCAGCGCCGTCTGGATCGTGGACACCAAGAAGGAGCACATCGCGGTCGGCGAGGCCCGGAAGCTCAACATCCCGGTCGTCGCCATCCTCGACACCAACTGCGACCCCGACGAGGTCGACTACAAGATCCCGGGCAACGACGACGCGATCCGCTCCGTCACCCTGCTCACCCGCGTGATCGCCGACGCCGTCGCCGAGGGCCTCATCTCCCGTTCCGGCGTCGCCACCGGCGACAAGGGCGAGAAGGCCGCGAGCGAGCCGCTGGCCGAGTGGGAGCGCGACCTCCTCGAGGGCGAGAAGAAGGCCGACGCCGACAGCGCGGACGCCGCCGAGAAGCCCGCCGAGGCCGCTGCCGAGGCCCCCGCCGCCGAGGCCGCTGCCGAGGCCCCCGCTGCCGAGGCTCCGGCCGCCGAGACCGAGGCCCCGGCCGAGGCTCCCGCCGCCGAGGCCGCTCCGGCCGCCGAGGGCGAGCAGGCCTGA